One Rhododendron vialii isolate Sample 1 chromosome 2a, ASM3025357v1 genomic region harbors:
- the LOC131317169 gene encoding F-box/kelch-repeat protein At3g23880-like — MKRKKGTSTAESSFPNIIIPEEIIVEILSRLSLDSLVRFTLVSKQWRSLISDISVAKTGPPIVLVLSDSGARAYSFSPHSIDQHQQEVLHTKSVRVPWNMNAFVNRYKIRLLGSCKGLLLMHASEDLFLRNPLTRFFKKVLAFDRLRDENYRVRSGLCYDSTSDEYKAVLALAHNTPSYGGEFVVVGRLRGKSWRAIHFPYRVRTANSGPIVNENLHWYASKNDSGSYFLSPHQIIYFDAHMDKFEEVPMPDPRGEDGDVICGLGALDGCLCMFRCNGENSVELLVMKEYGVQNSWTSIIAVSDGLTSSRYYKKLAPLGYTKNGEILTWGWDSHGWHIIRAFDRTDNSHRRISNPKDRLYVTAYEESFITPTDYNWEEEVQRREATYVEHIYRSRKKKMNKNGYWTTEYIKS, encoded by the coding sequence ATGAAGAGAAAGAAGGGTACATCGACAGCAGAATCAAGTTTCCCAAATATTATTATTCCAGAAGAAATCATTGTCGAAATACTGTCACGATTATCCCTCGATTCTCTTGTTCGATTCACTTTGGTTTCCAAGCAATGGCGTTCTTTGATCTCTGACATTTCCGTCGCAAAAACTGGCCCACCGATAGTTCTCGTCCTGTCCGACTCGGGAGCAAGAGCATATTCCTTTTCACCCCACTCCATTGACCAACACCAACAGGAAGTACTTCACACGAAAAGCGTTCGTGTTCCATGGAACATGAATGCATTCGTTAACAGGTACAAGATTCGACTCCTGGGATCGTGTAAGGGTTTGTTGCTCATGCATGCCAGCGAGGATTTGTTCTTGAGGAATCCACTAACTAGATTCTTCAAGAAAGTGCTAGCATTTGACCGGTTGCGTGATGAGAACTACCGTGTTCGTTCGGGTCTCTGCTATGACTCCACGAGTGATGAGTACAAGGCCGTTCTTGCCCTTGCTCACAACACTCCAAGTTACGGAGGTGAATTTGTAGTGGTTGGTCGCCTCAGAGGTAAAAGTTGGAGAGCGATTCACTTCCCGTATAGGGTACGTACAGCGAATTCAGGGCCTATAGTCAATGAAAATCTTCATTGGTATGCCTCTAAGAATGATTCAGGTAGTTATTTCCTTTCACCCcaccaaattatttactttgatgCACATATGGATAAATTCGAGGAGGTACCGATGCCAGATCCTAGAGGTGAGGACGGAGATGTCATTTGTGGATTGGGAGCTTTGGATGGATGCCTTTGTATGTTCCGCTGCAACGGTGAAAATAGTGTTGAGCTATTAGTAATGAAAGAGTATGGTGTGCAAAACTCTTGGACTAGTATTATTGCTGTTTCAGATGGTTTGACCTCTAGTCGTTATTATAAGAAGTTGGCGCCACTAGGTTATACAAAGAATGGCGAAATTCTAACTTGGGGTTGGGATTCACACGGTTGGCATATAATTAGGGCATTCGATCGGACTGACAATTCCCATAGGagaatttcaaatccaaaggATCGTTTATATGTAACTGCATATGAGGAAAGTTTCATTACACCTACCGACTATAATTGGGAAGAGGAAGTCCAGAGAAGGGAAGCGACATATGTGGAACATATTTATCGCTCgcggaaaaagaaaatgaacaagAATGGTTACTGGACCACTGAATACATAAAATCTTGA